One Coffea arabica cultivar ET-39 chromosome 5e, Coffea Arabica ET-39 HiFi, whole genome shotgun sequence DNA segment encodes these proteins:
- the LOC113690949 gene encoding GBF-interacting protein 1-like isoform X5, protein MQRRGARGGRGNDYYTNIPNDAGCRRQVNARQENSGPSHAERSAKLLLPVQPRTASNAAPHSTNSSVTPVYGPRSVSNGGSSNEHIPRASAVNIMDLGRGTSVADVNKLIKRPALPALAVKQLSNLNPGPTPTSTPTTASNSSSAPVSGVYSSASDPVLLPSLNPRNPGAVGTIKRETGNQRCAVEIIGSSSESRLTAGQDVRNRSQAGTETNNRASQEVEKSQYPEPSRTSSLLNHDKSSTVNNKQDGWPTQQVNGPSKVMKSQGETVALGANMQSLPELNSSVLEQATPQLEMKLEKLNISNRQPVIFPDHIQVPEAFRNGLTFGSLDDASGLSKNGIKDSKCVERTVLMNHDAAREPPIRHHVASSAALEDDCPGHSQTHSNAPENLSPLEVDASSAAAVKSDHLKPEMPPLTGGSQYPHLQTASEYSFGFVPPMLGPHVVQVEATEVGNSPVPSTSGSSQPATQPFGVGQNSVAISPQLIPLLRQPYPSNYIYNPYFPQLYLSHSAHQFLGHSGFAQQASTGNIYMPPPAAATGVKFPVPSMYKPGAIAGNMGQFGIPSGYGSYGSSAVGYGLGAAMTPGSSAGNEDLAAAELKEKNIYSTLKQSEEPHVWTSAPGRDMSTLQANIFYNFPQGQHLAYSPGQGPLSGVYHFAQTTGAPTTVQSLAQQPQAVAGSVESVVDPTGTYQQPHSMINWNTKFLNRENV, encoded by the exons ATGCAGCGGCGAGGGGCTAGGGGTGGTCGTGGGAACGATTATTATACAAATATTCCTAATG ATGCTGGATGCAGAAGACAAGTGAATGCCAGGCAGGAAAATAGTGGCCCTAGCCATGCAGAGAGAAGTGCCAAGCTTTTGCTGCCAGTTCAGCCTAGAACTGCAAGCAATGCAGCACCTCATAGTACTAA TTCTTCAGTTACCCCTGTTTATGGACCCAGAAGTGTATCTAATGGGGGCTCAAGCAATGAACATATTCCCCGAGCATCTGCAGTTAATATTATGGACCTCGGTCGGGGTACTTCTGTTGCTGATgtcaataaattgataaaaaggCCAGCTCTGCCAGCTCTTGCTGTGAAGCAGCTTTCAAATTTAAATCCTGGCCCCACTCCTACCTCTACACCGACTACTGCCTCCAATAGTTCATCAG CTCCTGTCTCAGGTGTCTATTCATCTGCTTCAGATCCAGTGCTACTACCATCTCTCAACCCCCGAAACCCAGGAGCAGTGGGCACCATAAAACGTGAGACAGGAAATCAGCGATGTGCTGTTGAGATTATTGGTTCTTCATCAGAAAGCAGGTTGACTGCCGGTCAAGATGTCAGAAACCGCAGTCAAGCTGGTACTGAAACCAACAACAGAGCATCCCAAGAAGTTGAGAAGAGTCAGTATCCTGAACCTTCAAGGACATCATCTTTGTTGAACCATGACAAGTCATCCACTGTGAATAACAAGCAGGATGGTTGGCCCACCCAACAAGTTAATGGTCCTTCAAAAG TGATGAAATCTCAGGGTGAAACTGTAGCACTTGGAGCCAATATGCAATCACTTCCTGAGCTGAATAGCTCTGTTCTGGAGCAAGCAACACCACAGCTTGAGATGAAGTTAGAGAAACTAAATATCTCCAACCGTCAACCAGTTATTTTTCCTGATCATATTCAAGTGCCTGAAGCTTTTCGGAATGGGCTGACATTTGGTAGTCTGGATGATGCTTCAGGATTGAGCAAAAATGGAATCAAGGACTCCAAGTGTGTGGAACGAACTGTACTGATGAACCATGATGCTGCTAGGGAACCACCTATTCG TCATCATGTTGCATCCTCGGCTGCCCTTGAGGATGACTGCCCTGGCCATTCACAAACTCATTCAAATGCACCTGAAAACTTATCACCTTTAGAAGTAGATGCCTCATCTGCTGCAGCTGTCAAGTCTGACCACTTGAAGCCAGAGATGCCACCGCTTACAGGAGGATCTCAGTACCCTCATCTGCAGACTGCCTCTGAGtatagttttggttttgtgcCACCAATGCTAGGGCCCCATGTTGTGCAGGTTGAAGCAACTGAG GTAGGGAATTCTCCAGTTCCATCAACGTCAGGTTCATCTCAACCTGCAACTCAGCCTTTCGGAGTTGGACAGAATTCTGTTGCTATTTCACCGCAATTGATTCCTTTGCTCCGGCAGCCATATCCGTCTAACTATATTTATAACCCTTATTTCCCTCAGCTTTATTTGTCCCATAGCGCCCACCAATTTCTGGGCCACAGTGGGTTCGCCCAACAAGCTTCAACTGGCAACATATATATGCCACCACCAGCAGCGGCCACAGGGGTTAAATTCCCTGTTCCATCAATGTACAAGCCTGGAGCCATTGCTGGAAATATGGGCCAGTTTGGTATTCCATCCGGATATGGTTCGTACGGGTCTTCTGCTGTTGGTTATGGTCTTGGTGCAGCCATGACGCCTGGTAGTTCTGCTGGTAACGAAGATCTTGCTGCAGCTGAGCTGAAGGAAAAGAACATTTATTCAACGCTTAAGCAG AGTGAGGAGCCACATGTCTGGACATCTGCTCCTGGACGAGATATGTCAACTTTGCAAGCAaatattttctacaactttcctcAGGGACAGCACCTTGCTTATTCCCCTGGTCAGGGCCCTTTATCTGGAGTGTATCATTTTGCTCAAACAACGGGGGCGCCAACAACTGTTCAGTCACTTGCCCAACAACCCCAGGCAGTTGCAGGATCAGTTGAATCTGTGGTTGATCCAACAGGCACATATCAACAACCTCACTCAATGATCAATTGGAACACCAAATTTCTGAACAGAGAGAATGTGTGA
- the LOC113690949 gene encoding GBF-interacting protein 1 isoform X1, whose protein sequence is MNSNASDVHRVAAGNLEKTIQDIKEIAGKHSDDDIYAMLKECNMDPNETAQRLLYLDTFHEVKKKRDKRKSNVSIQANERPRWTSGMQRRGARGGRGNDYYTNIPNDAGCRRQVNARQENSGPSHAERSAKLLLPVQPRTASNAAPHSTNSSVTPVYGPRSVSNGGSSNEHIPRASAVNIMDLGRGTSVADVNKLIKRPALPALAVKQLSNLNPGPTPTSTPTTASNSSSGARFDGRNSESRSSHLLTSMNSAPVSGVYSSASDPVLLPSLNPRNPGAVGTIKRETGNQRCAVEIIGSSSESRLTAGQDVRNRSQAGTETNNRASQEVEKSQYPEPSRTSSLLNHDKSSTVNNKQDGWPTQQVNGPSKVMKSQGETVALGANMQSLPELNSSVLEQATPQLEMKLEKLNISNRQPVIFPDHIQVPEAFRNGLTFGSLDDASGLSKNGIKDSKCVERTVLMNHDAAREPPIRHHVASSAALEDDCPGHSQTHSNAPENLSPLEVDASSAAAVKSDHLKPEMPPLTGGSQYPHLQTASEYSFGFVPPMLGPHVVQVEATEVGNSPVPSTSGSSQPATQPFGVGQNSVAISPQLIPLLRQPYPSNYIYNPYFPQLYLSHSAHQFLGHSGFAQQASTGNIYMPPPAAATGVKFPVPSMYKPGAIAGNMGQFGIPSGYGSYGSSAVGYGLGAAMTPGSSAGNEDLAAAELKEKNIYSTLKQSEEPHVWTSAPGRDMSTLQANIFYNFPQGQHLAYSPGQGPLSGVYHFAQTTGAPTTVQSLAQQPQAVAGSVESVVDPTGTYQQPHSMINWNTKFLNRENV, encoded by the exons ATACATTTCATGAGGTCAAAAAGAAGCGTGATAAGAGGAAATCT AATGTAAGCATCCAAGCCAATGAACGACCTAGATGGACATCTGGCATGCAGCGGCGAGGGGCTAGGGGTGGTCGTGGGAACGATTATTATACAAATATTCCTAATG ATGCTGGATGCAGAAGACAAGTGAATGCCAGGCAGGAAAATAGTGGCCCTAGCCATGCAGAGAGAAGTGCCAAGCTTTTGCTGCCAGTTCAGCCTAGAACTGCAAGCAATGCAGCACCTCATAGTACTAA TTCTTCAGTTACCCCTGTTTATGGACCCAGAAGTGTATCTAATGGGGGCTCAAGCAATGAACATATTCCCCGAGCATCTGCAGTTAATATTATGGACCTCGGTCGGGGTACTTCTGTTGCTGATgtcaataaattgataaaaaggCCAGCTCTGCCAGCTCTTGCTGTGAAGCAGCTTTCAAATTTAAATCCTGGCCCCACTCCTACCTCTACACCGACTACTGCCTCCAATAGTTCATCAGGTGCAAGATTTGACGGAAGAAATTCGGAATCTAGATCCAGTCATTTACTAACTTCCATGAATTCAGCTCCTGTCTCAGGTGTCTATTCATCTGCTTCAGATCCAGTGCTACTACCATCTCTCAACCCCCGAAACCCAGGAGCAGTGGGCACCATAAAACGTGAGACAGGAAATCAGCGATGTGCTGTTGAGATTATTGGTTCTTCATCAGAAAGCAGGTTGACTGCCGGTCAAGATGTCAGAAACCGCAGTCAAGCTGGTACTGAAACCAACAACAGAGCATCCCAAGAAGTTGAGAAGAGTCAGTATCCTGAACCTTCAAGGACATCATCTTTGTTGAACCATGACAAGTCATCCACTGTGAATAACAAGCAGGATGGTTGGCCCACCCAACAAGTTAATGGTCCTTCAAAAG TGATGAAATCTCAGGGTGAAACTGTAGCACTTGGAGCCAATATGCAATCACTTCCTGAGCTGAATAGCTCTGTTCTGGAGCAAGCAACACCACAGCTTGAGATGAAGTTAGAGAAACTAAATATCTCCAACCGTCAACCAGTTATTTTTCCTGATCATATTCAAGTGCCTGAAGCTTTTCGGAATGGGCTGACATTTGGTAGTCTGGATGATGCTTCAGGATTGAGCAAAAATGGAATCAAGGACTCCAAGTGTGTGGAACGAACTGTACTGATGAACCATGATGCTGCTAGGGAACCACCTATTCG TCATCATGTTGCATCCTCGGCTGCCCTTGAGGATGACTGCCCTGGCCATTCACAAACTCATTCAAATGCACCTGAAAACTTATCACCTTTAGAAGTAGATGCCTCATCTGCTGCAGCTGTCAAGTCTGACCACTTGAAGCCAGAGATGCCACCGCTTACAGGAGGATCTCAGTACCCTCATCTGCAGACTGCCTCTGAGtatagttttggttttgtgcCACCAATGCTAGGGCCCCATGTTGTGCAGGTTGAAGCAACTGAG GTAGGGAATTCTCCAGTTCCATCAACGTCAGGTTCATCTCAACCTGCAACTCAGCCTTTCGGAGTTGGACAGAATTCTGTTGCTATTTCACCGCAATTGATTCCTTTGCTCCGGCAGCCATATCCGTCTAACTATATTTATAACCCTTATTTCCCTCAGCTTTATTTGTCCCATAGCGCCCACCAATTTCTGGGCCACAGTGGGTTCGCCCAACAAGCTTCAACTGGCAACATATATATGCCACCACCAGCAGCGGCCACAGGGGTTAAATTCCCTGTTCCATCAATGTACAAGCCTGGAGCCATTGCTGGAAATATGGGCCAGTTTGGTATTCCATCCGGATATGGTTCGTACGGGTCTTCTGCTGTTGGTTATGGTCTTGGTGCAGCCATGACGCCTGGTAGTTCTGCTGGTAACGAAGATCTTGCTGCAGCTGAGCTGAAGGAAAAGAACATTTATTCAACGCTTAAGCAG AGTGAGGAGCCACATGTCTGGACATCTGCTCCTGGACGAGATATGTCAACTTTGCAAGCAaatattttctacaactttcctcAGGGACAGCACCTTGCTTATTCCCCTGGTCAGGGCCCTTTATCTGGAGTGTATCATTTTGCTCAAACAACGGGGGCGCCAACAACTGTTCAGTCACTTGCCCAACAACCCCAGGCAGTTGCAGGATCAGTTGAATCTGTGGTTGATCCAACAGGCACATATCAACAACCTCACTCAATGATCAATTGGAACACCAAATTTCTGAACAGAGAGAATGTGTGA
- the LOC113690949 gene encoding GBF-interacting protein 1 isoform X3, whose amino-acid sequence MNSNASDVHRVAAGNLEKTIQDIKEIAGKHSDDDIYAMLKECNMDPNETAQRLLYLDTFHEVKKKRDKRKSNVSIQANERPRWTSGMQRRGARGGRGNDYYTNIPNDAGCRRQVNARQENSGPSHAERSAKLLLPVQPRTASNAAPHSTNSSVTPVYGPRSVSNGGSSNEHIPRASAVNIMDLGRGTSVADVNKLIKRPALPALAVKQLSNLNPGPTPTSTPTTASNSSSGVYSSASDPVLLPSLNPRNPGAVGTIKRETGNQRCAVEIIGSSSESRLTAGQDVRNRSQAGTETNNRASQEVEKSQYPEPSRTSSLLNHDKSSTVNNKQDGWPTQQVNGPSKVMKSQGETVALGANMQSLPELNSSVLEQATPQLEMKLEKLNISNRQPVIFPDHIQVPEAFRNGLTFGSLDDASGLSKNGIKDSKCVERTVLMNHDAAREPPIRHHVASSAALEDDCPGHSQTHSNAPENLSPLEVDASSAAAVKSDHLKPEMPPLTGGSQYPHLQTASEYSFGFVPPMLGPHVVQVEATEVGNSPVPSTSGSSQPATQPFGVGQNSVAISPQLIPLLRQPYPSNYIYNPYFPQLYLSHSAHQFLGHSGFAQQASTGNIYMPPPAAATGVKFPVPSMYKPGAIAGNMGQFGIPSGYGSYGSSAVGYGLGAAMTPGSSAGNEDLAAAELKEKNIYSTLKQSEEPHVWTSAPGRDMSTLQANIFYNFPQGQHLAYSPGQGPLSGVYHFAQTTGAPTTVQSLAQQPQAVAGSVESVVDPTGTYQQPHSMINWNTKFLNRENV is encoded by the exons ATACATTTCATGAGGTCAAAAAGAAGCGTGATAAGAGGAAATCT AATGTAAGCATCCAAGCCAATGAACGACCTAGATGGACATCTGGCATGCAGCGGCGAGGGGCTAGGGGTGGTCGTGGGAACGATTATTATACAAATATTCCTAATG ATGCTGGATGCAGAAGACAAGTGAATGCCAGGCAGGAAAATAGTGGCCCTAGCCATGCAGAGAGAAGTGCCAAGCTTTTGCTGCCAGTTCAGCCTAGAACTGCAAGCAATGCAGCACCTCATAGTACTAA TTCTTCAGTTACCCCTGTTTATGGACCCAGAAGTGTATCTAATGGGGGCTCAAGCAATGAACATATTCCCCGAGCATCTGCAGTTAATATTATGGACCTCGGTCGGGGTACTTCTGTTGCTGATgtcaataaattgataaaaaggCCAGCTCTGCCAGCTCTTGCTGTGAAGCAGCTTTCAAATTTAAATCCTGGCCCCACTCCTACCTCTACACCGACTACTGCCTCCAATAGTTCATCAG GTGTCTATTCATCTGCTTCAGATCCAGTGCTACTACCATCTCTCAACCCCCGAAACCCAGGAGCAGTGGGCACCATAAAACGTGAGACAGGAAATCAGCGATGTGCTGTTGAGATTATTGGTTCTTCATCAGAAAGCAGGTTGACTGCCGGTCAAGATGTCAGAAACCGCAGTCAAGCTGGTACTGAAACCAACAACAGAGCATCCCAAGAAGTTGAGAAGAGTCAGTATCCTGAACCTTCAAGGACATCATCTTTGTTGAACCATGACAAGTCATCCACTGTGAATAACAAGCAGGATGGTTGGCCCACCCAACAAGTTAATGGTCCTTCAAAAG TGATGAAATCTCAGGGTGAAACTGTAGCACTTGGAGCCAATATGCAATCACTTCCTGAGCTGAATAGCTCTGTTCTGGAGCAAGCAACACCACAGCTTGAGATGAAGTTAGAGAAACTAAATATCTCCAACCGTCAACCAGTTATTTTTCCTGATCATATTCAAGTGCCTGAAGCTTTTCGGAATGGGCTGACATTTGGTAGTCTGGATGATGCTTCAGGATTGAGCAAAAATGGAATCAAGGACTCCAAGTGTGTGGAACGAACTGTACTGATGAACCATGATGCTGCTAGGGAACCACCTATTCG TCATCATGTTGCATCCTCGGCTGCCCTTGAGGATGACTGCCCTGGCCATTCACAAACTCATTCAAATGCACCTGAAAACTTATCACCTTTAGAAGTAGATGCCTCATCTGCTGCAGCTGTCAAGTCTGACCACTTGAAGCCAGAGATGCCACCGCTTACAGGAGGATCTCAGTACCCTCATCTGCAGACTGCCTCTGAGtatagttttggttttgtgcCACCAATGCTAGGGCCCCATGTTGTGCAGGTTGAAGCAACTGAG GTAGGGAATTCTCCAGTTCCATCAACGTCAGGTTCATCTCAACCTGCAACTCAGCCTTTCGGAGTTGGACAGAATTCTGTTGCTATTTCACCGCAATTGATTCCTTTGCTCCGGCAGCCATATCCGTCTAACTATATTTATAACCCTTATTTCCCTCAGCTTTATTTGTCCCATAGCGCCCACCAATTTCTGGGCCACAGTGGGTTCGCCCAACAAGCTTCAACTGGCAACATATATATGCCACCACCAGCAGCGGCCACAGGGGTTAAATTCCCTGTTCCATCAATGTACAAGCCTGGAGCCATTGCTGGAAATATGGGCCAGTTTGGTATTCCATCCGGATATGGTTCGTACGGGTCTTCTGCTGTTGGTTATGGTCTTGGTGCAGCCATGACGCCTGGTAGTTCTGCTGGTAACGAAGATCTTGCTGCAGCTGAGCTGAAGGAAAAGAACATTTATTCAACGCTTAAGCAG AGTGAGGAGCCACATGTCTGGACATCTGCTCCTGGACGAGATATGTCAACTTTGCAAGCAaatattttctacaactttcctcAGGGACAGCACCTTGCTTATTCCCCTGGTCAGGGCCCTTTATCTGGAGTGTATCATTTTGCTCAAACAACGGGGGCGCCAACAACTGTTCAGTCACTTGCCCAACAACCCCAGGCAGTTGCAGGATCAGTTGAATCTGTGGTTGATCCAACAGGCACATATCAACAACCTCACTCAATGATCAATTGGAACACCAAATTTCTGAACAGAGAGAATGTGTGA
- the LOC113690949 gene encoding GBF-interacting protein 1-like isoform X4, producing the protein MQRRGARGGRGNDYYTNIPNDAGCRRQVNARQENSGPSHAERSAKLLLPVQPRTASNAAPHSTNSSVTPVYGPRSVSNGGSSNEHIPRASAVNIMDLGRGTSVADVNKLIKRPALPALAVKQLSNLNPGPTPTSTPTTASNSSSGARFDGRNSESRSSHLLTSMNSAPVSGVYSSASDPVLLPSLNPRNPGAVGTIKRETGNQRCAVEIIGSSSESRLTAGQDVRNRSQAGTETNNRASQEVEKSQYPEPSRTSSLLNHDKSSTVNNKQDGWPTQQVNGPSKVMKSQGETVALGANMQSLPELNSSVLEQATPQLEMKLEKLNISNRQPVIFPDHIQVPEAFRNGLTFGSLDDASGLSKNGIKDSKCVERTVLMNHDAAREPPIRHHVASSAALEDDCPGHSQTHSNAPENLSPLEVDASSAAAVKSDHLKPEMPPLTGGSQYPHLQTASEYSFGFVPPMLGPHVVQVEATEVGNSPVPSTSGSSQPATQPFGVGQNSVAISPQLIPLLRQPYPSNYIYNPYFPQLYLSHSAHQFLGHSGFAQQASTGNIYMPPPAAATGVKFPVPSMYKPGAIAGNMGQFGIPSGYGSYGSSAVGYGLGAAMTPGSSAGNEDLAAAELKEKNIYSTLKQSEEPHVWTSAPGRDMSTLQANIFYNFPQGQHLAYSPGQGPLSGVYHFAQTTGAPTTVQSLAQQPQAVAGSVESVVDPTGTYQQPHSMINWNTKFLNRENV; encoded by the exons ATGCAGCGGCGAGGGGCTAGGGGTGGTCGTGGGAACGATTATTATACAAATATTCCTAATG ATGCTGGATGCAGAAGACAAGTGAATGCCAGGCAGGAAAATAGTGGCCCTAGCCATGCAGAGAGAAGTGCCAAGCTTTTGCTGCCAGTTCAGCCTAGAACTGCAAGCAATGCAGCACCTCATAGTACTAA TTCTTCAGTTACCCCTGTTTATGGACCCAGAAGTGTATCTAATGGGGGCTCAAGCAATGAACATATTCCCCGAGCATCTGCAGTTAATATTATGGACCTCGGTCGGGGTACTTCTGTTGCTGATgtcaataaattgataaaaaggCCAGCTCTGCCAGCTCTTGCTGTGAAGCAGCTTTCAAATTTAAATCCTGGCCCCACTCCTACCTCTACACCGACTACTGCCTCCAATAGTTCATCAGGTGCAAGATTTGACGGAAGAAATTCGGAATCTAGATCCAGTCATTTACTAACTTCCATGAATTCAGCTCCTGTCTCAGGTGTCTATTCATCTGCTTCAGATCCAGTGCTACTACCATCTCTCAACCCCCGAAACCCAGGAGCAGTGGGCACCATAAAACGTGAGACAGGAAATCAGCGATGTGCTGTTGAGATTATTGGTTCTTCATCAGAAAGCAGGTTGACTGCCGGTCAAGATGTCAGAAACCGCAGTCAAGCTGGTACTGAAACCAACAACAGAGCATCCCAAGAAGTTGAGAAGAGTCAGTATCCTGAACCTTCAAGGACATCATCTTTGTTGAACCATGACAAGTCATCCACTGTGAATAACAAGCAGGATGGTTGGCCCACCCAACAAGTTAATGGTCCTTCAAAAG TGATGAAATCTCAGGGTGAAACTGTAGCACTTGGAGCCAATATGCAATCACTTCCTGAGCTGAATAGCTCTGTTCTGGAGCAAGCAACACCACAGCTTGAGATGAAGTTAGAGAAACTAAATATCTCCAACCGTCAACCAGTTATTTTTCCTGATCATATTCAAGTGCCTGAAGCTTTTCGGAATGGGCTGACATTTGGTAGTCTGGATGATGCTTCAGGATTGAGCAAAAATGGAATCAAGGACTCCAAGTGTGTGGAACGAACTGTACTGATGAACCATGATGCTGCTAGGGAACCACCTATTCG TCATCATGTTGCATCCTCGGCTGCCCTTGAGGATGACTGCCCTGGCCATTCACAAACTCATTCAAATGCACCTGAAAACTTATCACCTTTAGAAGTAGATGCCTCATCTGCTGCAGCTGTCAAGTCTGACCACTTGAAGCCAGAGATGCCACCGCTTACAGGAGGATCTCAGTACCCTCATCTGCAGACTGCCTCTGAGtatagttttggttttgtgcCACCAATGCTAGGGCCCCATGTTGTGCAGGTTGAAGCAACTGAG GTAGGGAATTCTCCAGTTCCATCAACGTCAGGTTCATCTCAACCTGCAACTCAGCCTTTCGGAGTTGGACAGAATTCTGTTGCTATTTCACCGCAATTGATTCCTTTGCTCCGGCAGCCATATCCGTCTAACTATATTTATAACCCTTATTTCCCTCAGCTTTATTTGTCCCATAGCGCCCACCAATTTCTGGGCCACAGTGGGTTCGCCCAACAAGCTTCAACTGGCAACATATATATGCCACCACCAGCAGCGGCCACAGGGGTTAAATTCCCTGTTCCATCAATGTACAAGCCTGGAGCCATTGCTGGAAATATGGGCCAGTTTGGTATTCCATCCGGATATGGTTCGTACGGGTCTTCTGCTGTTGGTTATGGTCTTGGTGCAGCCATGACGCCTGGTAGTTCTGCTGGTAACGAAGATCTTGCTGCAGCTGAGCTGAAGGAAAAGAACATTTATTCAACGCTTAAGCAG AGTGAGGAGCCACATGTCTGGACATCTGCTCCTGGACGAGATATGTCAACTTTGCAAGCAaatattttctacaactttcctcAGGGACAGCACCTTGCTTATTCCCCTGGTCAGGGCCCTTTATCTGGAGTGTATCATTTTGCTCAAACAACGGGGGCGCCAACAACTGTTCAGTCACTTGCCCAACAACCCCAGGCAGTTGCAGGATCAGTTGAATCTGTGGTTGATCCAACAGGCACATATCAACAACCTCACTCAATGATCAATTGGAACACCAAATTTCTGAACAGAGAGAATGTGTGA